Sequence from the Rutidosis leptorrhynchoides isolate AG116_Rl617_1_P2 chromosome 3, CSIRO_AGI_Rlap_v1, whole genome shotgun sequence genome:
ccaaaaccctctttaattaagtttaacttcaaagactattaaaaaccattaaatactccatctccctgtggaacgaattggatttacctataaaactaaactacgcggataggactagttgcctatatatgtgtgaaatcaaccgaaattcattaaaacaccatatataaaataaaacaattcgtgtaacaaaacaacttaaATCCGTTCAATTATAAAGAGTACCGTTTCACCACATcagcgctcgagtaataaatttggagaatatggtgcaaaatttacaagcatcagcagcatcaccggcacaaaCAGTACTCACGGCATCAACAACACCAGTAGCCTCAATACTACACGccccaacttcacaatctgtcccacgagcatcaacatcatacgcaccatagataccaaggagtaccaacaacaatgaacgatgaagtattgattcataacttcattagagaaatattctgcgaagaatatgtggtttctaaaagttttagagattacttattctagtcctAACCAAAaaccatatgagattaatattatattaactcattaaatccatgattacatctgaagaaaatatatatgtaagtatattttcataaagatggtaattaaaaattcttttgtataaactgttaatcgtgaaaatattttaacaggttggTAATACCCtaagaaatatttagatctcacattaacatgagGCACTGTATATtcatcaattcagattcagcagtcattaataaTACTACaaaaatccacacatatacgtatccgttcaccaaagagaaactattttcattcaaactcaatttcatatttggattttgaccgatcagaatccaagtcaagatttgacaagtggcataataaagaaaataatggacaaaataaaattgattactaaccagttaattaactacgtaaaatttcttcatcatcttctgatcttaaatattttaaattctaagatatcatcatatatttcgttataaatatcttcgatatttctgaagatatcttcataactattctagtccgaaattatttatcttttcgtgctatctatgttacatcataaaagaaactattttagtttctatccttctataaaatttgagtttaaattatgaatgatttctggagaagtgttgggagttgaagcatgagttagtataatataatgacgctcgaccaacgtgattatattacagtatgtcatgctgaatttctaatggaacgtgatgatggttcacaaatcttaccctcatcatgtgtcatgttacataactctttcattctacttaatctctaagcatatcacggaaaatattttccttgatatttctgtttttCCGTAATTctgacagtttgctaataaattgtgcgattacattttctttctgattagaagatttctttaaaatcccttgaatcccgaaataataaccgtgactacgtcaaaagtcaaaacgaatcttattttcctcatttcactcttctgtgatagcttcactcgtactcttcgcgaAATCGAATTGGTTTAGaaatattattcaatggtgatgaaactctatttatcaactcatattcgtcatgaaaacattcttattgttagccatgactaccacactcaaatttcgggacgaaatttctttaacgggtaggtactgtcacgacccgaaattttttgactaaatttaaaccaaattctcgatacatattaatatttttgacacgataagaaaagtctgttaggttgagtctcaaaaattttgaactgtttcatatattcatttgaccttcgactattctcgacgattcacgaaccactatccgtaaataaatacatatatatatatatatatatatatatatatatatatatatatatatatatatatatatattaaatatacatggtaatttgaaatagaaacttatatgatttaattcatttgtgtaaataaaataatatatgatattactataaatctatatatatatatatatatatatatatatatatatatatatatatatatatatatatatatgtaaagtatattgaatatatatatatatatatatgatttagaatttatttaataaatgttagtagcactcgtttatcattcgatggttatttaagcgagttaaattcgaacttatattattttaaaatagacAGTGactcgaaaatgagtaatataaataataggcttattaaaagtatatttaggatctaattatttaattttaacactttttatattttacctgggatcgagcgtggacagtgagttaatttttatttaataattttaaatagttaatgatcgaaacaTATAACCGAATGATATCAGTGATTGAATATTACTATTGTTGATTGATACTGTTTTAAATCGATTATTGGATTGATGATTCTGATTTCACCATcttctttatatttttttgttttgttccttcTCGTGACTTTGTATCGTCCCACCATCACACTACAAATTGATCAGTTATAATTGATCCACCAATCATTTGTTTATTATTTccttataatattataattatattattgttTTTCTCTTACATCGGTATCTAATTCTAATCTATGTATTATAGATAGACATATTATGCACATACTACAATTGCATTCGAAACCAACCAAGTATCCCTCTGTTTGTTTAATATCTTCATCACCTTGTTTAAACAGCCGGCCACCGCCACAACTGAAGAATCACCACCTTTACAATAACCCTTGAAAACCCTCCTGCTCCCACTTGGATTGTTTACAAACCAAACCCAATTGTTTTTGCAACCGCCATCACCTTATAATTGAGAACCATCATCAATTGTGTCTTGTTATCGGTTTATTTTCTACAAGAACCATCCTCACCGGAAATATTATTTTTGCTTCCTGTTTCTTTGACCGATGCAGGTAATCATCAAATACAAATACCATTGTTGTGATACTATCGTGATGCTGCTACAATTCTTTTTCATTCGCCATCTCTGTCTACacgtatatatacatacacatcatCGTGTATATTGACCACCACCTTTAAACCAAATCACCACAAATCACCTTGCTTCCCTCTTCGGTTTGTCGAGCtacaatcacacacacacacacacacacacacaccatctATGTTTCATCTATATTTCCTATCTATTGATAAACCACCACTTCACCATCTCCACTTCTTCAATCTTGTAACCGAAGCCCACGAGAACTATCACCTACAATTATTATTTCCTTGATTAATCGATGCTCCCCAAGAAAATCTACCATTCTCATCACTCGAAAACTAGTGAACACTCTTATTGCCACCTTCACCACAAAAATATTCATCACCACTGTAAAGCATTCTTGCTGCAGCTACCTTATGTTTTCTGCTTCAATCTCATAAACTGCCACATCACTCAACACCCTAAACCATCACCCACCTTCCACCCTATAACCACTATTTTGTGCAGCCTTTTACTGCTGCCCGTTTTCTATTTGCAGCCCGTCATCAACCAAAACAACACGTTATTTGTTGGAACTACTTCTGCACATTTTCTGTTTAAGTTTTTGTCAAACAGACCCCTGAATCATGATCAAACACCCGTCATCTGCTGCTGTTATTATGCTACACTGCTGCTGCCGTGCTATTTATTCAAATCAGTTGcgaaacaatactaaatgataatgaCCATGGTGAAttatgaagaaggaaaaagaaacATAAATGTTATACTTCAAATATACAATAAAAGTGGCCGACATTTTTTCCTTGCTTTTGATTACTTCTTCTTAGTGGTAGGCCAAAAGGAATCCCATTTTTTTATTCTATTAAAACCGTAAGATTTATGCAAGAAAGGTGGccgatttcttttatttttttccttgCTTTTGGTTATTTAATTTAAAGTTATGCATGTGGACAATTCACAACCATATTGGCCGACATATTGGGGTACATATTGAAGTTGTTTATTAGGAAATGAAACATGCCTTAATGGCCTACTATTCAATCATATCATTTCTTTATTTCTAATATGGGGCCGAAACTCTATATTAATCAGATAATGAAGATGAGTGATGTTCCTATGAAATGGTGATCGTATATGTTTATGATATAAGATAGTCTAGgatgatgataatgaatatgaCTATCGAAGGATTAGGATGATAGTTACGGGTGATATGATAATAAGACGATGATGTTAGTTGATGAAAGTTTACATGATAATCTGATGGTGAACATGATAATGATACATGTGTAAGATAATTATGATATTGATCTTGAAGAGGAGATGATGAatggttatgattatgatgaaTGGTTATGTTTATGAAGAAACAGATACATAAATTATATAGAATTAAATTCGGGAAGTAAAACAAGAAGTAATGGACAGAGGAATGGTTGGGCGTGTGTCTCTtaagcaagaggtcttgggttcgagctggGCTCGggcttttttttttagaaaaagaagaagaaggatacagaagtaaaggttaaaaacaattcaagtagggtgttatttcagaattgaaacacatagcgtaatggttaaggatgttagcgggacgtcgcgggttcaaacccggacttgggcatttttttagggacTACTtcatgaggtagtttacttattactattattattattattgttattaatattattattaattattatttacattaattactatcaagtattattaataattattattagtataaagagttaggatcaaaattataatttttattgtaaaaataacacaactttttatcatttattatcgttattattaaaatgaatatttttattatcattattattatttttatcattattattattagtattaacattattattaatatttttatcattttattattactaccgttattattacttttaacattattattattacaactatattattattattatcaatattactattaatattattattattacaataaaggttagttatataaaaatatacttaataaaactgcattttataaattattaatttaaagtatataaagtaaatatatttaagttaataatgaaacacatgaattactaaaaataactattatattaataataatacctaaatttatttggcttcaattatatgtgttaatatatatatatacttgatataggttcgtgaatccaaggttaaccctgcattgttcagttccgtcgtatccatatttttactacaaaatatcgtatcgtgagttcatttgattcccttttactctttacattttttgggcctgagaatatatgcgctgtttttacaactgctttattaaatgcctttgaaatctatatttatgaactgagatgcttttataaatgttttacgagatagatacaagcaaaacattcctcgaatgaattattatgcagacagaagttctgtggattattattgaattagttagaCGCTATAagtgccactaattgttgtgaatattttcccctgattattattgcttggtaacctaagaattagaaacgggtatgaccctaattcacgcgaatcctaaaagtagctaccggtttaacacccccatccagaatgttcactagacggaagagctagtgggcgtggtgtttagtacttcgaggtttatatattgttAACacatatttccttatgaggtaaggcttagtgtgttagtacaatactagaagtgatctagctaaaggtgggggagtgttgccgattgatgtttacactcgagaaataatccctgcagacccggtttacAGATCTGGAAATCTgtagggtggcttaatcaatctgttgtccgtttagcatttagctgttagccggatgacttcttAGTGAGAGAAAgcactatgtgagagagaaaggtgaagtctctgctcacaagttgtcagaatgtccgaatgtgtaaaatgacgacccaaggggtctatttatagtgacagaTCTATCAGATTGTTCAGGGACACGTTTCAAATGATGATACATTCTGTTATTCATGATTCCGAAGTTTATGCTGAAtgtggcgctctccggccagggcttaagcgctaggcggctgCACGACGGAAGAAGCCTGTACAGCAGAGAACGCTTAATGGATAGTTTCACAAAACTATTATTCTCAGTGTTTttgatgctaatttcatgcgatcgttgtgcctttatgcgtgtatacaataggatacaccattaagtccccctagtttaatgacttaagcatttgaaaaatgattaagttgttaaacttttgttaaTTCATCCCCAAACAAGTCTTCACGTGTTCCATTTGCATCGGGAAAACATTTCAAGCATTAATGACAGACGGATTTTTATTGACATTGTGATGATTGTTTTTACACGGCTACAATACCCcacgcgcctctagctgtaaaaaggcATCTCTTTGTATTCGCCTTCTAATCGTGTCCATACAAATGTGCGGTTGAAattaaaacccccaaaatcaccaccaATCACAGCTGTCACACCTTTTCCCTTTTTAACCACCAAAAAACCCTAATCAATCTTTCACTTTCACAGCTTTTTTCTATAGTCTTCATCTTTTACCATCAATACATTCTTTACTCCCTGTTTTATTAAAACTTTAATGGCGACAACACATGACGTTGCAACTATTCATAGCAGAGTAAACGACAAATATTTGACTCTGCTGATACGATACTTTCCTAGATTAGCTGGTTTTGATCCAATAATTCCTGAAAATAATGCTAGGGCCTGCTCACCCCCTCTGGGCAAGGTTGCCGTCTACAGTCATTCGTTCTTCAATTTTTATTTGCGATTGCCGTTTACACCATTCTTCTTAGTAGTCTGTAATTTTTATGGAGTAACTGTTGGTCAATTAGAACCAGCAGCTATTCGAAAAATTCTTATTTTTGAGATGTATTGCCATGCGAGTAATATAGTGCCATCTATTCGGATATTTTGCTCTTTGGTATGTATAGCCTCTCACGAAAAAGGTTGGTTTACTTTCAACAAAGTTGATGGATTTCTAagacctgcacttgatcatcctgcCCATGATTGGCACGCTTCTTTTATCTTTATAAATGAAGATTCAATTGATAGCAAGTACTCATCTGTTCGAGTTTGGCGTCAATACATTCATCCCGTATCAATTATATTTCCACGGTTAAATAACAAAGAGAATGCTTTGCTTAAAAAGCTGAAAGCTGAAAAAATCAACGATATCAAGTATGGAGAACATATGTTATCATTGACATATGTAAGCTAGGATTGGGATATTACACAAGGTTATGCCTGTGTTCTTGCTGGGAGAAAGAGTAAGTGCTTATTTTTGCTACATATGCCTTATAAGATGCTTCTTTTTGTTTATCCAACTAACCACTGTGACTTTTAAacttttgcagaaattactccACTTACCGCCATGCGATCATCATCTTATTCTCAACTTAAGTTTACCACACAAAAAATTGTTGATGACACTCCCATTCCTGAAAAGGATGGTGCaagggaggaggaagaagaagaggaagaagaagttgacataggtatgaatcgaatTTCTTCTAGAGAATGTCGTGCCTCGGGTAATGAGAAAGATAGCACTGAATTATGAAAAATACTAGACCAAAACCTGAATTTGTTTTCTTTTAGGCCCAGttctggtggattttataatccaaacccctCTTTATACATTATGCCCCCTTTGAAATCTTGTGAATcgtattggaactcttttataagtaacaatttccctttatctccaacagctactGTATCACACCAAGGCACTACACTAGtgactcttccgccttccgccaaaAGAACAAGAACTGGTCAAAACGCGCCGCCATCCTCTCGACAAGAAGCCGGCactagttcttctcaacaacaaattatGCTTCCCAACCTTGATACAAACACACTTTCCTCCTTTCTAAAGGGACCACCACATTCTTACGAAGATTTCATGAATTTTTTGAATGCCATGGTAtgtccttcactagcccaatttTTCAGCAGCCTTTCTGATGCAGATGCTaagaaggttaaggcacaaagtatcattcttaacattgcttctgggttaaatgaccttcaacgcctatctgagtTACAAAGCAATGAAATTACCACCAAGAAAGAACTATCGGCTGAAAAAGAGAAAATATCCAAGCTAGAACAAGTAGCTACATCTTTAAAGAGAGATTATGATATGATGAAGAGGCATTATAAGCACTGTAACACGCAGAGGGCAGAATATAGTAAACAAATGAAAGAACTATCTTTCAGAGAAAATCAACACTTAAGCAGGATAGAAGAATTGGTAAAGGAGAATAATGCTCTGAAAGAACAACTTAAAGCCAAAGAGGATAATGAAAAATGTATAATTCCTGGGATTCCTGCCCTTGTTAACCGTATTTTTAACTGCCAGGCACTATCTCACAGGATCCGTGAGTTCGTCTGCCTTACTAAATCTGCTGAACGGTTAAATTTTTTCAATTTTATGAAGAGGaaactaccagaacttccaaatcctctgCCTGAGGTTATTACATCAAAAATCAATGAAAATGCTATCTCAAAAGCTGATGCAGCCGGTGCTTCAATAGAAAATATgaggttttctgatcttgaaaatctttgtaaaaatCTGGATGTAACTATAAACGATGTACTGAATTACACCCAAGAAAATGAATGAAATATTATGTTTATATATGCTTTGTATATCTTCCAATATTGTTCTTGCTATAATTACTAGTAAAATGTCTGAAGCTTTTAACACATACAGAGAGGAAAATGCATGTAATATGAATATGTTACTTTGCAACCATCATGCTTTCATACGTTGGTTTTGTATTTTCCattatacgctttccgtcatgaaACTCATGAGGAAAAGTTGTGAACTATTTTTGCCTTCAAATATCTTGCAGGACGCTATTGTCCGTTATCCATTTTGCTTTGTAGCTTGTGTATATAAGttttgtgtcatgacatttttgtAGATTCACTTTAAtgcttcgatgctttagtgagttctacatgtctcactatcgatacaaccattttgagtatgattgtacttttACCACCGAAAGGTTATCTTTCTTTCTgcaggtagggatgacacacagctatgtgacacctgggctaaaaaatccttggccggataaaatatatgaaaaaatattgccataagaataattgctgttattcatattcataaagaaatttttacatttatgactatatctcatgcatttgacaggtgATCAAGCTGCCCATGCATATagtactacgcataaaatttctttaaattcattacattccaagctctttcatattgctcgccaGATGGTGCAACAAGCATGTATGATCCGTTCTGATTTACTTTTGtaaccttataaggtccttcccattttggtgcTAACTTTCtaaatttgatttgcctgcttgcctcattatcccGTAGCACCAGATCACCAACTGCAAATTGTGTATGCTTTACTTTCTTgttgtaatattttgccattttatgcttgtgatctgcttgctGGATGGCGGCCATCAATCGTCTTTCCTCCAACAAATTGAGATTGTCCCTTTATACTTCAGAATTAGCTTCaatatcaaatgccataatgcgttgtaTTGGGACACATATTTCGACTGGTATTACTGCTTCTGTACCGTATATCAGACTGAagggtgtttcccccgtgctccgctttggagTTGTCCGGTGTGCCCATAGCACATTTGGCAGTTCGTCCACCCAACCAGTTTGACTTAATCCTAACCGTGCCTTAATGCGAGCAACAATTTCTTTGTTGGTAACCTCCACCTGCccattcgcttgaggatgagcaacagatgtaaagttttgctttattcctagctcttcacaccaacttcgAAATGGATTCTCTACAAATTGTTTGCCATTATCACTGATTATTTCATTTGGAACCCCATAACGGCACACTATATCATGCCACacaaacttcttgacattttctcctgtaatCTTTGCTAAAGCCTTCGCCTCAACCCACTTTGTGAAAAAAtcaattgctaccaccaagaacttagcattgcCGTGCTTTTATTGAATGGTCCCACAATATCTATCGCCCACTTGCAGAACGGCCAAGCAGATGACActggtatcaagtcatactttgggAGACGCTGAACTGTCCCATGTCTCTGACagttctcacatgtttttatgatttctgcaACATCTTGATAAAGGGTAGGCCAAAAATATCCTTGCCTCATaatccgtgatgccacagtacggaagccggaatgttgagaacaaactccttcatgcatcTCCTTGACTATCTTTAATGATTCATCTTTGGTTAAACACCTTAACAGAGGACCATTGTAAGACTTTCGATAAAGAGCGCCATTAATCACTTCATACATTGGTGCCGTTACTCTTATCCTTCTGGCTTCCGCATTGTCAATGGGTAACCCTCTGTCATGCAAATACCTTAAatatggagtcatccaagtttcttTGACACCTTCAACTACCGTCATAATTGGTTTTTCATGTATTGATTTTTCTttaagttcttcaaccaacactcgtttgtgcaaatgatcaaaggttaaagtagctagTTTGCTTTAGACGTTAGCCTTCTttttcttatttcgagggatttgcacgacttcaaggttatcaaatttctttgaaattgcctccACCAACTTTATATATTGCCTCATTGATGTATCCCTTGCATCaaacgttccattaacctgctgggccacaatttgagaatcaacatatactcgtaaatttgttatgcccatttccACTGCTATGCGTAAGCCGGAGAGTAATGCCTCGTACTCCGCTTCGTTGTTGGAcgcataaaaacaaaatttcaatgcataagtataGTCCTCtccgtctggacttgttaaaaccagtcctgcacctgttccctcttccCTGGAGGCCCCATCAGTGTGTAATTCCCACACATGCTGTTGTGGTGCCATTTTATTGTCGTATTCCACTTTTTCATTTGTTTCCAGGagaaaatctgccaaaatttgtcctttaactgcattccggggagcaaaattgatttcatattcccccaactcgatggcccattttgctagacggccagatgattctggacgcCGA
This genomic interval carries:
- the LOC139900938 gene encoding uncharacterized protein is translated as MTVVEGVKETWMTPYLRYLHDRGLPIDNAEARRIRVTAPMYEVINGALYRKSYNGPLLRCLTKDESLKIVKEMHEGRHGTVQRLPKYDLIPVSSAWPFCKWAIDIVGPFNKSTVEVTNKEIVARIKARLGLSQTGWVDELPNVLWAHRTTPKRSTGETPFSLIYGTEAVIPVEICVPIQRIMAFDIEANSEV